One genomic window of Lepeophtheirus salmonis chromosome 5, UVic_Lsal_1.4, whole genome shotgun sequence includes the following:
- the ATP7 gene encoding copper-transporting ATPase 1 isoform X2, whose translation MKLRKKIIITGMTCNKCKMLIETAVNEFNGVAFIQVFREEGYALLDFHTEEDYLEHQVTIIESIESLVNGSKFKAHFLDKSQSDAQSHESDDHQKDKILNLLIEGMTCQSCVQNIEGHLLKQKGIKNAHVDLSKKLGTFEYKPSVINPKIIKEVIEDMGFDVPTDLDLHLLKVDGMTCQSCVKTIESNIGEKLDWVHVDLKEGSVYFKSSIHSDLEVAGWINDLGFDASESNINNRLIKLPFCETLYEKLKSKLTSSEGIIRLDIKEEDALVFFNSDLISPNNILEQNGRTISLVDSIDKSNGTSSNKHNIKLESQTEKCFLQINGMTCASCVAAIEKHVKKIKGVSNILVALLAAKAEIEYDPFCVQPTQIADSITDLGFESKVLGGVNGNGELDVRILGMTCSSCVYLIESNVKKLNGVESVVVALSTEIGKIKYDPSVTGPRNIIDAINGMGFNAEVFNRQNELRNSTAEYLNHEKEIRKWRNTFCISLFFGLPCMLIMFYSMIVMSSSEHVHEENCCVVPGLSLENLLLFILSTPVQFIGGRHFYIAAYKALKHGAANMDVLIMLATTISYAYSVCTLLASMILKENTSPMTFFDTPPMLLVFVSLGRWLEHVAKAKTSDALSKLISLKATEAVIVTLGNNFEVTSERQIDVDLVHRGDILKVVPGSKIPVDGRVLHGISHCDESLITGESMPVEKTVDALVIGGSINQNGLLFISATHIGEDCALSQIVRLVEEAQTSKAPIQKLADKVAGYFVPIVVFSSLLTLVVWVIIGYIDPTLLPVSKMEREGFNSEEITWQYAFRMALTVLAIACPCSLGIATPTAVMVGTGVGAKIGILIKGAEPLENAHKVTTVVFDKTGTITHGKSCVAQFVLLVSNSFMSLERMFYLLGAAESGSEHPLALAVVKFTKSFLEIDEIKASIKDFSAVAGCGLKVVVDLNNNTDEFALQNSNNIKNLHNIINGPSKLGCICGSEIDATIFRKPGHEISNESKKQMPLIDVGQDDDSYKIGKASNESTILIGNRKWIRDKNFINIPEDLELKLLKQEELGHTAILAVIDGVLVGMLGIADTVKPEAHLTVYTLKKMGLDVMLLTGDNRKTATSIAQQVGISSVFAEVLPSHKVSKIKKLQEKGHNVAMVGDGVNDSPALAQANIGIAIASGTDVAVEAADVVLIRNDLLDVVACLDLSKRTVKRIWINFTFASVYNLFGIPLAAGVFSPLGLKLQPWMGSAAMAISSVSVVCSSLLLKLYRKPTRPQLETIEYLKILEDKSPARNNLDDNFEIEMRDRKSPSIVISVF comes from the exons ATGAAATTGCGGAAGAAAATCATCATTACGGGAATGACTTGTAATAAATGCAAAATGCTTATCGAAACTGCAGTAAATGAGTTCAATGGAGTTGCATTTATACAAGTGTTTCGAGAGGAAGGTTACGCTTTGTTAGATTTCCATACGGAAGAGGACTATTTAGAACATCAAGTAACCATCATTGAAAGTATAGAGTCTTTGGTGAATGGAAGTAAATTCAAAGCTCATTTTCTTGATA AGAGTCAAAGTGATGCTCAGAG CCATGAAAGCGATGAtcatcaaaaagataaaattttgaatcttttaataGAGGGTATGACCTGCCAATCATGTGTTCAAAATATAGAAGGGcatttattaaagcaaaaag ggATTAAAAATGCTCATGTGGACTTGAGCAAGAAATTGGGAACATTTGAATACAAACCATCAGtgataaatccaaaaattataaaagaagtcATTGAAGATATGGGGTTTGATGTTCCCACGGATTTGGATCTTCATTTGCTCAAAGTTGATGGAATGACTTGTCAATCCTgtgtaaaaacaattgaaagcAATATTGGCGAAAAATTAGATTGGGTTCATGTAGATTTAAAGGAGGGTTCTGTTTATTTTAAGTCATCAATTCATTCAGATCTGGAAGTTGCTGGTTGGATTAATGACTTGGGCTTTGATGCTTCGGAATCAAATATTAACAATCGTCTCATTAAATTACCATTTTGTGAAACACTTTATGAAAAACTGAAGAGTAAGTTAACGTCAAGTGAAGGAATTATAAGACTTGATATTAAGGAAGAAGATGCGCTCGTATTTTTCAATTCAGACTTAATATCACCAAATAATATCTTAGAACAAAACGGACGAACGATCTCACTTGTAGATAGTATAGATAAATCTAATGGGACTTcttcaaataaacataatataaaattggaatCCCAGACTGAAAAATGTTTCTTACAAATAAACGGAATGACTTGTGCAAGTTGTGTCGcagctattgaaaaacatgtcAAGAAAATAAAGG GTGTTTCCAATATTCTCGTAGCATTATTAGCAGCAAAAGCAGAAATAGAATACGATCCTTTTTGTGTGCAGCCCACTCAAATAGCTGATTCTATCACAGATCTTGGCTTTGAATCCAAAGTTTTAGGTGGTGTTAATGGCAATGGAGAATTGGATGTTCGA atTTTAGGAATGACTTGTTCATCTTGTGTTTATCTCATCGAGTCTAATGTTAAAAAACTGAATGGAGTTGAATCTGTTGTTGTCGCACTATCCACGGAAAtcggaaaaattaaatatgatccTTCTGTTACTG GACCTCGTAATATAATTGATGCAATTAATGGTATGGGGTTCAATGCAGAGGTTTTTAATCGTCAAAACGAGCTTCGAAACTCAACTGCAGAATATTTAAATCACGAAAAAGAGATTCGAAAGTggagaaatactttttgtatttctcTTTTCTTTGGACTTCCTTGTATGCTTATTATGTTTTACTCCATGATAGTCATGTCATCTAGTGAGCATGTCCATGAAGAAAATTGCTGTGTTGTACCTGGTCTATCGTTagaaaatcttttattatttattttatcaactcCGGTCCAA TTCATTGGAGGACGTCATTTTTATATTGCtgcttataaagcattgaagcATGGAGCCGCAAATATGGATGTTCTCATAATGCTAGCAACAACAATATCATATGCATACTCAGTTTGTACGCTTTTAGCATCAATGATTCTTAAGGAAAATACATCTCCAATGACTTTTTTCGATACACCACCGATGCTTCTAGTATTTGTGTCATTAGGTAGATGGCTTGAACACGtcgcaaaa gccAAAACATCAGATGCCTTATCTAAACTTATATCTCTTAAAGCTACTGAAGCTGTTATTGTCACATTGGGCAATAATTTTGAAGTTACCTCTGAGAGACAGATTGATGTTGACCTAGTGCATCGAGGTGATATTTTGAAG GTAGTACCTGGGTCGAAAATACCAGTAGATGGAAGAGTTTTACATGGGATCTCACACTGTGATGAGAGTCTAATAACTGGTGAATCAATGCCTGTAGAAAAAACTGTTGATGCATTAGTGATTGGAGGTTCTATAAATCAGAATGGACTTTTGTTTATATCCGCCACCCACATTGGAGAAGACTGTGCCTTAAGTCAAATTGTTCGTCTTGTGGAAGAAGCTCAAACCTCAAAAGCACCCATTCAAAAATTAGCAGACAAAGTTGCTGGATATTTTGTTcctattgttgttttttcatcCTTGCTCACTCTTGTTGTATGGGTAATTATTGGATATATAGATCCAACACTTCTTCCCGTATCAAAAATGGAAAGAGAAGGATTCAATTCAGAAGAAATCACTTGGCAATATGCTTTCCGGATGGCTCTTACAGTTCTTGCAATTGCATGCCCATGTTCGTTGGGTATTGCGACTCCAACTGCTGTCATGGTTGGTACTGGTGTGGGTGCTAAAATTGGTATACTTATTAAAGGAGCGGAGCCTTTAGAAAATGCGCACAAAGTAACAACTGTTGTGTTTGACAAAACAGGGACGATCACGCATGGCAAATCTTGTGTAGCGCAATTTGTATTACTTGTGAGTAATTCATTTATGTCTTTGGAAAGAATGTTTTACCTATTGGGAGCTGCTGAGTCAGGGAGCGAACACCCTTTGGCATTAGCTGTCGTTAAATTTACTAAGTCATTTCTGGAAATTGATGAGATTAAAGCTTCTATAAAAGATTTTTCTGCTGTTGCTGGTTGTGGATTAAAAGTGGTAGTTgatcttaataataatactgaTGAATTTGCATTACAGAAttcaaacaatatcaaaaacttACATAACATTATCAACGGTCCCAG TAAATTAGGATGTATTTGTGGTTCAGAAATAGACGCAACTATATTCCGTAAGCCAGGCCATGAAATATCCAATGAGTCCAAAAAACAAATGCCTCTTATTGATGTGGGCCAAGATGATGACTCATATAAAATTGGAAAGGCTTCAAATGAATCAACGATTCTAATTGGGAATAGAAAGTGGATTCgagataaaaactttattaatattccaGAGGATCTTGAATTAAAGTTATTGAAACAAGAAGAGTTGGGACACACGGCTATTCTTGCAGTAATTGATG GAGTGCTTGTGGGTATGTTAGGTATAGCTGACACTGTCAAACCTGAAGCTCACTTAACAGTAtatactcttaaaaaaatgggaCTCGATGTTATGCTCCTAACGGGAGACAACCGTAAAACCGCTACATCTATTGCCCAACAAGTTGGAATCTCTTCTGTGTTTGCTGAAGTTCTTCCGTCACATAAAgtttctaaaatcaaaaaacttcAGGAAAAGGGTCACAAT GTCGCAATGGTTGGAGATGGGGTAAATGATTCTCCCGCTCTTGCACAAGCCAATATCGGTATTGCAATTGCTTCAGGAACAGATGTTGCGGTAGAAGCTGCTGACGTCGTTTTGATTCGAAATGATCTCTTAGATGTTGTGGCATGTCTGGATCTTTCGAAAAGAACAGTTAAACGCATTTGGATTAACTTCACATTTGCTTCCGTTTATAATCTGTTTGGAATACCCCTAGCAGCTGGAGTTTTTTCTCCTTTAGGTCTAAAATTACAACCTTGGATGGGCTCAGCTGCAATGGCTATCTCTTCTGTATCAGTCGTTTGTTCTTCTCTTTTGCTTAAATTATATCG taaaCCAACGCGGCCTCAGCTCGAAACTATTGAATACCTCAAAATTCTTGAAGATAAAAGCCCTGCAAGAAATAATCTagatgataattttgaaatagaaatgAGAGATAG aAAAAGTCCATCTATTGTCATAAGTGTTTTTTAA
- the ATP7 gene encoding copper-transporting ATPase 1 isoform X1, with protein sequence MKLRKKIIITGMTCNKCKMLIETAVNEFNGVAFIQVFREEGYALLDFHTEEDYLEHQVTIIESIESLVNGSKFKAHFLDKSQSDAQSHESDDHQKDKILNLLIEGMTCQSCVQNIEGHLLKQKGIKNAHVDLSKKLGTFEYKPSVINPKIIKEVIEDMGFDVPTDLDLHLLKVDGMTCQSCVKTIESNIGEKLDWVHVDLKEGSVYFKSSIHSDLEVAGWINDLGFDASESNINNRLIKLPFCETLYEKLKSKLTSSEGIIRLDIKEEDALVFFNSDLISPNNILEQNGRTISLVDSIDKSNGTSSNKHNIKLESQTEKCFLQINGMTCASCVAAIEKHVKKIKGVSNILVALLAAKAEIEYDPFCVQPTQIADSITDLGFESKVLGGVNGNGELDVRILGMTCSSCVYLIESNVKKLNGVESVVVALSTEIGKIKYDPSVTGPRNIIDAINGMGFNAEVFNRQNELRNSTAEYLNHEKEIRKWRNTFCISLFFGLPCMLIMFYSMIVMSSSEHVHEENCCVVPGLSLENLLLFILSTPVQFIGGRHFYIAAYKALKHGAANMDVLIMLATTISYAYSVCTLLASMILKENTSPMTFFDTPPMLLVFVSLGRWLEHVAKAKTSDALSKLISLKATEAVIVTLGNNFEVTSERQIDVDLVHRGDILKVVPGSKIPVDGRVLHGISHCDESLITGESMPVEKTVDALVIGGSINQNGLLFISATHIGEDCALSQIVRLVEEAQTSKAPIQKLADKVAGYFVPIVVFSSLLTLVVWVIIGYIDPTLLPVSKMEREGFNSEEITWQYAFRMALTVLAIACPCSLGIATPTAVMVGTGVGAKIGILIKGAEPLENAHKVTTVVFDKTGTITHGKSCVAQFVLLVSNSFMSLERMFYLLGAAESGSEHPLALAVVKFTKSFLEIDEIKASIKDFSAVAGCGLKVVVDLNNNTDEFALQNSNNIKNLHNIINGPSKLGCICGSEIDATIFRKPGHEISNESKKQMPLIDVGQDDDSYKIGKASNESTILIGNRKWIRDKNFINIPEDLELKLLKQEELGHTAILAVIDGVLVGMLGIADTVKPEAHLTVYTLKKMGLDVMLLTGDNRKTATSIAQQVGISSVFAEVLPSHKVSKIKKLQEKGHNVAMVGDGVNDSPALAQANIGIAIASGTDVAVEAADVVLIRNDLLDVVACLDLSKRTVKRIWINFTFASVYNLFGIPLAAGVFSPLGLKLQPWMGSAAMAISSVSVVCSSLLLKLYRKPTRPQLETIEYLKILEDKSPARNNLDDNFEIEMRDSGKPLLNQKYTNHVQIQDSDSDLEEEEDHLNGKRNLLSHRNESV encoded by the exons ATGAAATTGCGGAAGAAAATCATCATTACGGGAATGACTTGTAATAAATGCAAAATGCTTATCGAAACTGCAGTAAATGAGTTCAATGGAGTTGCATTTATACAAGTGTTTCGAGAGGAAGGTTACGCTTTGTTAGATTTCCATACGGAAGAGGACTATTTAGAACATCAAGTAACCATCATTGAAAGTATAGAGTCTTTGGTGAATGGAAGTAAATTCAAAGCTCATTTTCTTGATA AGAGTCAAAGTGATGCTCAGAG CCATGAAAGCGATGAtcatcaaaaagataaaattttgaatcttttaataGAGGGTATGACCTGCCAATCATGTGTTCAAAATATAGAAGGGcatttattaaagcaaaaag ggATTAAAAATGCTCATGTGGACTTGAGCAAGAAATTGGGAACATTTGAATACAAACCATCAGtgataaatccaaaaattataaaagaagtcATTGAAGATATGGGGTTTGATGTTCCCACGGATTTGGATCTTCATTTGCTCAAAGTTGATGGAATGACTTGTCAATCCTgtgtaaaaacaattgaaagcAATATTGGCGAAAAATTAGATTGGGTTCATGTAGATTTAAAGGAGGGTTCTGTTTATTTTAAGTCATCAATTCATTCAGATCTGGAAGTTGCTGGTTGGATTAATGACTTGGGCTTTGATGCTTCGGAATCAAATATTAACAATCGTCTCATTAAATTACCATTTTGTGAAACACTTTATGAAAAACTGAAGAGTAAGTTAACGTCAAGTGAAGGAATTATAAGACTTGATATTAAGGAAGAAGATGCGCTCGTATTTTTCAATTCAGACTTAATATCACCAAATAATATCTTAGAACAAAACGGACGAACGATCTCACTTGTAGATAGTATAGATAAATCTAATGGGACTTcttcaaataaacataatataaaattggaatCCCAGACTGAAAAATGTTTCTTACAAATAAACGGAATGACTTGTGCAAGTTGTGTCGcagctattgaaaaacatgtcAAGAAAATAAAGG GTGTTTCCAATATTCTCGTAGCATTATTAGCAGCAAAAGCAGAAATAGAATACGATCCTTTTTGTGTGCAGCCCACTCAAATAGCTGATTCTATCACAGATCTTGGCTTTGAATCCAAAGTTTTAGGTGGTGTTAATGGCAATGGAGAATTGGATGTTCGA atTTTAGGAATGACTTGTTCATCTTGTGTTTATCTCATCGAGTCTAATGTTAAAAAACTGAATGGAGTTGAATCTGTTGTTGTCGCACTATCCACGGAAAtcggaaaaattaaatatgatccTTCTGTTACTG GACCTCGTAATATAATTGATGCAATTAATGGTATGGGGTTCAATGCAGAGGTTTTTAATCGTCAAAACGAGCTTCGAAACTCAACTGCAGAATATTTAAATCACGAAAAAGAGATTCGAAAGTggagaaatactttttgtatttctcTTTTCTTTGGACTTCCTTGTATGCTTATTATGTTTTACTCCATGATAGTCATGTCATCTAGTGAGCATGTCCATGAAGAAAATTGCTGTGTTGTACCTGGTCTATCGTTagaaaatcttttattatttattttatcaactcCGGTCCAA TTCATTGGAGGACGTCATTTTTATATTGCtgcttataaagcattgaagcATGGAGCCGCAAATATGGATGTTCTCATAATGCTAGCAACAACAATATCATATGCATACTCAGTTTGTACGCTTTTAGCATCAATGATTCTTAAGGAAAATACATCTCCAATGACTTTTTTCGATACACCACCGATGCTTCTAGTATTTGTGTCATTAGGTAGATGGCTTGAACACGtcgcaaaa gccAAAACATCAGATGCCTTATCTAAACTTATATCTCTTAAAGCTACTGAAGCTGTTATTGTCACATTGGGCAATAATTTTGAAGTTACCTCTGAGAGACAGATTGATGTTGACCTAGTGCATCGAGGTGATATTTTGAAG GTAGTACCTGGGTCGAAAATACCAGTAGATGGAAGAGTTTTACATGGGATCTCACACTGTGATGAGAGTCTAATAACTGGTGAATCAATGCCTGTAGAAAAAACTGTTGATGCATTAGTGATTGGAGGTTCTATAAATCAGAATGGACTTTTGTTTATATCCGCCACCCACATTGGAGAAGACTGTGCCTTAAGTCAAATTGTTCGTCTTGTGGAAGAAGCTCAAACCTCAAAAGCACCCATTCAAAAATTAGCAGACAAAGTTGCTGGATATTTTGTTcctattgttgttttttcatcCTTGCTCACTCTTGTTGTATGGGTAATTATTGGATATATAGATCCAACACTTCTTCCCGTATCAAAAATGGAAAGAGAAGGATTCAATTCAGAAGAAATCACTTGGCAATATGCTTTCCGGATGGCTCTTACAGTTCTTGCAATTGCATGCCCATGTTCGTTGGGTATTGCGACTCCAACTGCTGTCATGGTTGGTACTGGTGTGGGTGCTAAAATTGGTATACTTATTAAAGGAGCGGAGCCTTTAGAAAATGCGCACAAAGTAACAACTGTTGTGTTTGACAAAACAGGGACGATCACGCATGGCAAATCTTGTGTAGCGCAATTTGTATTACTTGTGAGTAATTCATTTATGTCTTTGGAAAGAATGTTTTACCTATTGGGAGCTGCTGAGTCAGGGAGCGAACACCCTTTGGCATTAGCTGTCGTTAAATTTACTAAGTCATTTCTGGAAATTGATGAGATTAAAGCTTCTATAAAAGATTTTTCTGCTGTTGCTGGTTGTGGATTAAAAGTGGTAGTTgatcttaataataatactgaTGAATTTGCATTACAGAAttcaaacaatatcaaaaacttACATAACATTATCAACGGTCCCAG TAAATTAGGATGTATTTGTGGTTCAGAAATAGACGCAACTATATTCCGTAAGCCAGGCCATGAAATATCCAATGAGTCCAAAAAACAAATGCCTCTTATTGATGTGGGCCAAGATGATGACTCATATAAAATTGGAAAGGCTTCAAATGAATCAACGATTCTAATTGGGAATAGAAAGTGGATTCgagataaaaactttattaatattccaGAGGATCTTGAATTAAAGTTATTGAAACAAGAAGAGTTGGGACACACGGCTATTCTTGCAGTAATTGATG GAGTGCTTGTGGGTATGTTAGGTATAGCTGACACTGTCAAACCTGAAGCTCACTTAACAGTAtatactcttaaaaaaatgggaCTCGATGTTATGCTCCTAACGGGAGACAACCGTAAAACCGCTACATCTATTGCCCAACAAGTTGGAATCTCTTCTGTGTTTGCTGAAGTTCTTCCGTCACATAAAgtttctaaaatcaaaaaacttcAGGAAAAGGGTCACAAT GTCGCAATGGTTGGAGATGGGGTAAATGATTCTCCCGCTCTTGCACAAGCCAATATCGGTATTGCAATTGCTTCAGGAACAGATGTTGCGGTAGAAGCTGCTGACGTCGTTTTGATTCGAAATGATCTCTTAGATGTTGTGGCATGTCTGGATCTTTCGAAAAGAACAGTTAAACGCATTTGGATTAACTTCACATTTGCTTCCGTTTATAATCTGTTTGGAATACCCCTAGCAGCTGGAGTTTTTTCTCCTTTAGGTCTAAAATTACAACCTTGGATGGGCTCAGCTGCAATGGCTATCTCTTCTGTATCAGTCGTTTGTTCTTCTCTTTTGCTTAAATTATATCG taaaCCAACGCGGCCTCAGCTCGAAACTATTGAATACCTCAAAATTCTTGAAGATAAAAGCCCTGCAAGAAATAATCTagatgataattttgaaatagaaatgAGAGATAG